The window AACACcgccggagcagcagcgtccagAGCTACAACAGCAACGACAGCTACAGCGCCAAGGTGCTACGTGAGAGggcggcacagctgcagcagcgtcgagaAACAGTAGGCGAACGGAAGTGGAAAAAGAATGAGGGCAGGCCGCAACGGACACAAAGCAGCAAGCTCTGTATCTACGGCTGCGGCCGTGCCTGTGCGAGCGCAAGCTCAAGTGCGCGCGCCAGAGAGGACGAATAGTTGCAGTGGGTAGAAGACAGACATGAGAGCCGCGGAATAGTGCAGaaaccacgcacacgctcgtaTGTACGTACTGTCGCTGCCAGGgcgatgtgtgtgtatgtgtgtggagggggagtgggTATGTGCGTAGAGAGCGCATGGGCAGCACAGCATGAGTGAGAGGATGTTGAGGTGCATGGAAAGAGAAGTGAGGGGGCAGAACGTGTGGGATGGAAAGAAGCAATGCATCACGTGCACACCGTCCCACACATAAGCACCTCAGCAGATGCGCTAGTAACTCATACGGAAACGCAGTCCCATCTCGGCCCTCCGAGATGTCGGACCcgtcctctcctcccgcaccgcccacagagagagtggATGAGCGGTGCGGGAGAGCACCGGAGGCGTAAGCGCCGACGTCGGCGGAGACACTCGTTCGCGATGCACGCACAAAACACAGAGACGCTCGATGGTACAGAGATGATGAAACATGAGCATAGATAAAATagcgcgccgcacacacgtcGAAAAGATGATTGAGGCCGCCGAGAAGCGATGGCGTTAGAGggccggcggcggggggagtgcggggagagagaagtcTGGTGAGACCGTAGTGGACAGCACAAGACGGCATGATACAGCTCGTCGTATCGACGTGTTACTTCTGCGAAGCGAGGCGCCGAGGCGCacgcccgcccgcccgcaTGAGCGTTGAGGAAATGGGTGCGGGGGTGCGAAAGCAAAGAGGGGGAAGCACAGATAAGGGTGGGCTGCAGATGCGTTATGCTGCTATCAGTACCACCCCCGTGGCACCCATCTAGCAGCATCGATTCTCTTGACGCGGTGCCGCGTTCTCTGCGTGGCACATAACACCGCCCTTGCGCACGTTGAAGGTGCTGTTTGTCTCGATCAGTTTCGCAGCGACGGCATGGAACGCATCCTGAaccccgtcgccgctgcgcgcgctaGTCTCGTGGTACATGGCACCCATCTCCAccgcgcactgctgcgcatctGCCAAAGAAACCTGCCGCTCGCTCTCCAAGTCCTTCTTGTTGCCTACCAGCATCACAATCGTCTCGGGCGAGTTGGCTTGCAGCTCGCGAATCCAGTACCTTGCCTTCTCGAACGTATCGGCGGAGATAATGTCGAACACGacgagcgccgcagcggcaccgcggtAGTACATAGAAGCTAAACTCTTAAAGCGCTCCTGCCCTGCCGTGTCCCATATATCGAAGTGAACGGCGGTGTCGTCGTCCACGTTGCACGTGTACCGAAAGAAGGAGGCGCCGACGGTGCTGTTCAGCTTCTCGCTAAAGGCATTCTTCATGAGACGCTGCACGACGGACGACTTGCCGACGCCACTCTCCCCGAGCAGGACTAGTTTGAACTTCCGTGTCGAAGCGGAAGCccccgccgtcgtcgtcggggCGCGACCGATGGATGACATGGTAGTGGCGGATAATCGAAGCGGCGAGGGAATGGGGAAGGCCGTGCACGAACGAGTAcccgccgcacacacgccacgcacgcacacaaaggcCACGGGTGCCGTACACTTGAGGACTctacagagagagagagagagagcagagagatGAGGAGAAGGTCAGCGCAGCGGAGCGGGACGGAAGGaccgctccccctccccaaagCAACGAAGATGTACCGCACAAGACGGGTGGCGGGAAGAGGtttagcagcagcagcagagatAGTGGACGCGTGAAGCACAAGGCGGTCAACAGCGGCGCACAAATGCACCTCCGCTCGTGTGCGCTGAGGCAAAGACAAGCGCCGGCACGTCGAGCGCACCGAGTGACAGCGAAGAGCGTGACCGTGTGTAtgaggcgggggcgggcggggcaGCGAACAAAGATGAGCGGAGGACTGCAGCGATGACAACGAAAATGGTGTTCGAATCGCGCGTTGCGGCACGTCCGTCAATGACGTACGAGAGCTGCGTGCTGGCAAGGTCAAACGGGGTGAGTGCGCGGGCGTAcgcgtatgtatgtgtgtgcgcacccGGCCCAAGCCTGTCCTCCACCTCTAGGTCTCTGTGTTTGATCGGCTACGTGACAGATGCGTCGTGTATGAGTGCGCAGCTGGCACAGTGCGACCCACCCCCTGCAGGAATAAAAAGCAGATGATATACGTTTTTCGTTGCTGTTGAGGCACTGCACGAGCCTGGATGAGCTCACTGACGGAGTGGGGTCAGCTCAGACGTGCGTGCTGCTTGTGTAATGACGAGGGCTTCTACGGTGTGTTTGCAAAGAGTCAcgagaagagaagagaggcatGGAGCGAGACGTGAAAgccggcaagcagcagccgtgAATAGTACAAGTgacgagagaggagaagcatAGGATGCGAGACTGATGGGTGCGCGAGAGTGCGATGCGATGCTGAACTACAGCAACGACGCAAGCGGGCTCATCCGTTGGCAGTCGCCGGATGGTCATCCGTAGGATGCAGagtagagagagggaggcagcccCAACAGCATCGCATCGGCAGTACGAGCCACTTTGCGCACGTGGACACGACATGTGCACGGTTTCCTCGTGCCTCCTCACACGTTCCCTGCGACAAtgcgcgcggctgcacagGTCACGGCGTATGGGGtaaggaaaaaaaaagaagcggaTCCGTCTGCGTGTCCGAGTGTATGTGCGCCGATGCAGGAAGTGTGCGAGGAGACGAGCACGTCGATGTATCAAAAGGGCGGGAGAGTACCTTGAGCAGCggagtggcagcagcagcagcagagagaggggaaaggAAGACACCAAACAGACAGACATATGCATGCGTCTATGCCTGTATCGGTGTTTGCTGGCTTTGTGCGTCGTAGCGGTAGCAGATGCATGAACGACTAGAAACGTGCGAAGAAGAGCCacgcgagagaggcggaggtgtCCGTGGGAGCTCAAGCATCAAGAAAGTGTTTCATGTACACAGTCGTGGCTCGCCAACACTCGCCGCGCACACGAGGAGTGGGGGAGCAGAGCAGAGGGGGATGCCCCTCTCCACGACGCGTGAGACACGCCTTGCcgtgcagcgcacgctgctgagcggaggcgaaaagggaggaggccGAGCAAGGGAGATGGCTAGAAGGATCTAGGACCGTCGCGTGGTGACGAAAAGAGCCGTTGGAGCGGCTTCGATGACGGCCTGGACACGTACGAGGTGCCAGCTGGCATGAAAGAGTCAGGGCggcgcgactgctgctgcgctgcggcggccagcgGCGTTGTGAGCCAGAAGTCGATGCTCGGCCCAGGGGagtcaccgccaccgctcccTGGCTGACGTGCAAAGGCATGGGAACTCtggtgcggcggccgctgttgCGGAGGCACCGTGGCGTGGGTGCGAGGTGTGAGCGCGACCTTGGCACCGGCGCCCACGCTAGCGGCCGGCTGTGGCAATGACGCACGGATATCATCCACGCGtctccgcggcagcgacgggtTTGAGTCAGAGCGGTGGCGTTTCGCGATGAGGGAGCTTGCTGACCACCCgaggggcggcgctgctccgaCGGCGGACGACGTCGACGTCTCActagcggcagcgccgcgtgaCTCGCCACCGTTTCCGTGCGACTGGTGTCGTCGGTGCTGCCCATGCGAGTGAGAGGACGGCGAAGGTGACGATGCCACAGACgggcgcggccagctgccACGTGGAGAGGTGTCTGATGCCCTAGCACCGACCACGCCGGCAGGTAGGAAGGGGGCATGGCGCCCCGTCAATGGGGGTGGGATGATCTGCCCCGCCGGCGTATGGCAAACCTCGACGGTCCTCGGTGCGCCGTGCGGGTACCCGTCGCTGGCATGGGTAGCTCGCGGGTCCGCCagcatgtgcgcgcgttgttgctgtggtggcggggGCTGCGACTGCTGTTGTGACGTCTTTCTTTGCGAGTATGCACGggtggccgcagcggtggcgtgtgccagctcctcgcgcagccggCACACCTCCTCCTGAAGCGCTTGCACTTGCGAcactgccgcggcgcacTCTGCCTGCTTCCGCTGACTCTGCCGTGCCATGTCCTGGTTTTGGCCATGCAGCATCGCCAGCGCCTGGCGCATGCGACGGATGACTTGCTGGTAGTGCCGCACTTGAGAGATGATCACTTTTTCCGCTCTCCCAAGTACCGTTGCACCGtcttgcagcagctgctgcacattGGGGTGGTCAAGCTTAACGAGCTGGTATGGCTGCTGACATAGCGGAcagggcgcagcggctggtaGGCGGGAGACGCAACGCGAGCAGAGGTAGTGGTTGCACGATGTGACGCTGCCGTCCCTGTTGCAGTCACCGAGGCACAGAACACAGATGGGCTGGAAGGACATGCGGCACGCACGGGTGgttcgcggcgctgcattgctcgccgtcgcgcctacacccacacgcacgcgcgagtGGCACCGCACACTTTCGATCGTTTCACCCGCTTGCCGCCTTCTCGTTCACCTGTGCTCCTCTTCGGTAGGCGGAcgtgcgtgggcgtgggcGCAAAGGCTGCACACcgcacagcgcacacgcgccggGATACCGACGCGCACGGATACAGCGCTTCTGGGTatgcgcagcgcgtcgctgtcgcatCCACGTCTGCtcagcaggcgcacacacatccacatgcacatgcacagacgGCAGGCCAAAGGTGAAGGAAATTAAAGGTGGAATGGGTGCGCACGCCGAGCACAGCAGCCGAAGCAGCGTGGGCCAAACGGCGAAGCGAAAGGGAGCGGATCAGCCCGCGAGAGTCGACCCGCCCGTTCATTGAGTGAGGAAGAGCACAAGAGGGACGAGAGGGCAGGTGATGTTGTGGGCAGAATAGTGATGGACAACGAGAGAGGGGCACAGGAGATGTGGAGAGGGGATGCGATGAGAGCAGCAACTCCGCGCCCGCCCGCCCATCCAGCCATGCGGCTAGGCGCATTGGTTGAAGGAGAAGGGGTGAAGAGAAGGGCAACAACTatggaggcggccgcggcggagtTGCAGAAGCGTATCGCTCCATCCTCCCCCACCATCACCAGTTCACCGCGCCAACCCAGCCCgtcccgccccctcctcttacCCTTCTAACGAGTGGCGGCCGATGATAGCGTCAACGAAACACGCGGCACACGGCGGATAGGTCTgagggatggagagaggTGTTGCGGAAGAGGCACGGAAGTAGAAACGGGtgtaccccctcccctcctccttacTTGGTGGAGCGGGGGCAGTTCGTGTCGATCCGCTCCTGCCGCCTGCCCTTCACCAtggtgcgcgcatgtgtagCAATGTCTGCTGTGGGTGGTGATGTCTTGTGGCTAGCGGACATTTGCGCAGCTCTGTATGCAGATGGGCGGAGGTCAGAGAAGCGGCCGACTCATGATCTTCAACGCCACACAACCTCCCTtcaacacatacacagagacaTCAGAAAACGCGCGTTCACAAAGGAAGAGGTCTCAGAGACCCGAAAGGGGCCGGGAGCGACcacaacaacggcagcgacagcgaccaGCCCGAACCAGCGAGCCGCAGAGAGGGCcaagaggggaaggaggcaaaaacagcagagagaagcgagTAGGAGAAAGCCGTGAcggcacctcctctctctggGGAGGTGACTAATATACATCCAGGGGTGGAGAGCGGCAAGCAGTGGGGAGcggggggaggaaggagaagtAACGGTGTACACACGGAAGCACAACTCGTAGCGAGCCTGCACCGTCACGCATCCGTCAGCCTCGTCCTCTTGCGCCActtctccaccgcctccattGACATCTCGCCTCTAGCCGGTCCCTCGGTGCTCAAGCACGTTACATGcagttgtgtgcgtgcttgcacAAGCTCACAACGGAAAAGGGTAGCAGCGCACACAGTGAAGAAGAGGCAGCGGCTggacggaggcgctgccggGGCGGCGAAGAGCACCTCGCACAAGTCTGtcgaaagggagaagagccGATGACAGAGCGCAACCAAAGGCGGCAGGTGGCACATCATGCGCATACACTCGCACATCAACACCGAGCGCCACTCAGCCCGCCTTTGCTACCGCCGCCTgttgtgcggctgcggctgctacctgctgcgccgccacttggcgctgctgctcctgatGCTGCATGATGATGTTCTGGAAGTCCTCTAGGCAGTCGCAGATGACGTGTAGCTGGTGCAGCACGTTGCTGTGCAGTGTCTCTACCTTGCCGCGACCCGAGTAGTCGCGCACCCATGACACGCAGCGGTCGTATAGGTTCGCGGTGGCCATGCTGACGTGGCTCACtgtgcgcgtcgtcgagcTCTTCTGCTTGATCATGCGGTCCAGTTTGTCCTGCTTTGCCTTGATGGCCTTCTGGAGTGACTCGAAAGACATCTGCATCTCGTTCAGTTGGTTCTGGAGGGCGATGTTCTccgtgccgcggcgctggcgtgccaGGTTGAGGgagctgcgtgtgcgcaggaGATCCTCCTCGAGTTGTGTCTTGCGCGCCTGCAGGACGCTGGTGTTGTCGCACAGTGTCATCCAACGCTTCATGATGTCGCGCGGTTCCTGGTactcgtcgccgtcgttgcgGGAGAGCACCTCCTCCAAGAACGTTTGGTACTTCT is drawn from Leishmania infantum JPCM5 genome chromosome 13 and contains these coding sequences:
- a CDS encoding putative small Rab GTP binding protein, whose translation is MSSIGRAPTTTAGASASTRKFKLVLLGESGVGKSSVVQRLMKNAFSEKLNSTVGASFFRYTCNVDDDTAVHFDIWDTAGQERFKSLASMYYRGAAAALVVFDIISADTFEKARYWIRELQANSPETIVMLVGNKKDLESERQVSLADAQQCAVEMGAMYHETSARSGDGVQDAFHAVAAKLIETNSTFNVRKGGVMCHAENAAPRQENRCC